Part of the Halorhabdus utahensis DSM 12940 genome, GCGTCGGCTCGCTATGGCCTGCTATCGCTATTGAACAGGTTCGTTTTCGTAAACGGAATGGCGTCGGAGAGATTGTGAACCACGGTCGCAGCATGCTGCTCCCTGCTTCAAATCCATCCGAATTTCATTGCTGGTGCTCGCGGGTTTGCTCGCAGCAAGAAATGGGGTCGGAGAGATTTGAACTCCCGATCGACTGATATCTCCGGTTGCGCCTCGGAACTCCAGAGGGTCATCAAGGCGTCCGGTGATCAGCCGGTCGCTCAGTATATCAGTCTGGAGTGTCGTCCCGGGCGCGGTGCCTCTGGAGTCAGTCGCCATGCCGGACTTGGCCACGACCCCGCGACTCGTCGTTAGACGATTTCCCCTAAAGGGATTTCGATTCACTCCCTGTCGGTCGTTGCCCATTCACAGTCCTGGCACTTCTCTCCGGTCACGAACTCGGTGATGGAGGGCATATATCCGACTTCCAGGACGTCGCCACCGCACTCGGGGCATGTACGGTCCGCGTCTGCGATCGATTCGGCGTCCATGACGTCGTCGTCCTCGATAAGTTCTGCCAGTTTGACGGCGGTCACCATCCGTCCCTGGACGACTCTATTTTCGGCCATGGAGGATCCAGGCCATCGACACTTCTAAACATTGCCGTCCAGGCAGGATCTCGGTTGTGGCAGCTTCTATCCGACGTGCGATGTCATTCTCTGCCGAATACCGTCCGCTACAGCCACGGAGATCGGTCGTCGCTGTTCTTCGTGTCAGTTCCAACCGTATTGGGTGCGTCGGACTGATCGCCGCCGTCAGGCAGCGACGCTTCGTTTTCTGGCTCTCTACCAGCGTCGTCGGCCGGAAACAGCAGGTCACGATCCGGGTCGAACGCCAGTAGCCCGGCCATCGCAAGGACGGCAAGCGAGAGCGGGGCATCACTGGGGACGAGGCCGTACACTGACAGCGCGAGCACGCCAAGCGCGACGGCACTGCCAAAGCGGAACCGGTCGAGGTCGACGCTCGCTCGCAGCCATGGACCGGTCAGCGCAACCAGGAGCGCAAACCCGACGCCGACCAGCGCCGCTGCCGTCCCGTTGATGACGAGTCCGGGATCCGTTGCGACGGAGAATTCTGCACCGTTGAGATCGAGGCTGGCGACCAGCCCGAACCCGACGATCACAGCCGGCCGTGGGATCACGTCCGCAAGTTGGGAACTGGCCGTCTGGGCGGCGATCGCCAGGATGACCAACCCGGCGAAGCGCTCGAAGATCGCCAGATCGAGCACGCTCGCGATCGTCGGCGCGAGGGCCGCTTCCAGCGCTGCAATGGGGAGCAGGACGACCCCGACGCCAGCGACAGTGAGCGCCTGCTCGCGTGGACTCCCGTCCATGTCGGCGAGGATGACCGCCACCGTGGCACTCCCGCCGAAGACCAGCAACCCGACCTCGAAAATGCCGGAGAAACTCCCGACTGCACCTGCGAGGATGAGTGCCGGAAAGACGCCATCGACCAGCGGGAGACACATCACCGTCGCGAGGAGGCGCCCGTCACCACCGACCCGCCGCTCGATGGCGAGCGCGATCGGATGTTGGGAGCTACTCATCAGCGACGCGGGCCATCTCCCGTGGCCAGTGGGTACTGGGACCGTCTCCGGTATCGTCGCGCGATACCGTGACGGTCGTGCTCCGCCGGCTGACTGGTGCCGTCAGCGCCAAAATTGAACGTTGTCCCCATCGACTTCCATGTATTCGTCACACCGGAGACTGCACGCTGCTCACTGGCGGTCCGCGAACTGATGGGGATGGCGGAAGCCATATGATAAACCACGAAGGATAGAAGTAAAAACGTTGTGTGAGAAGCGCCCGCAAGCGTCGCGTTCCGTGAGAATGACGCGCATAATACGCGCAATTTCGAAAAGTATCGGAGACTCCCGTTCAAATGTAAACGTTCTCCGGCCGAATACGTATCAGCTTCTCATATATTAACGTTTGATTATGAGGTATGGGGATCCCCTGCCGGTCGTGTCGTTTCACGGACGTTGGACCGACATCGAACAGCGACAACTCGCAACGTTTTTGGGCCGGGCTGAACGACCGATTACATGGCGAAGAACAATCGACCGTTTTCGGCGAAACTTGAGGTACCGGAGGCGCTGACGTTCGACGACGTACTGTTGCGACCGAAGGAGAGTCGCGTCGAGCCTGACGATGCGACGACCGAGACCCATGTTTCGAAGAACGTCTCGCTGAACGTTCCCGTTCTCTCGGCGGCGATGGACACTGTCACCGAGAGTGACATGGCGATCGCGATGGCTCGTCACGGTGGCCTTGGCGTCATCCACCGGAATATGGACGTCGACCGGATGGTCACCGAGATCGAGCGCGTCAAGCGCGCCGACGAACTCATCATCCGTGACGTTGTCACGGCCGATCCGGACCAGACTGTCCGTGATGTCGACGCGATGATGCAACGACAGGGTGTCAGCGGTGCCCCCGTGGTGGGTGACGACGACGAGGTGCTCGGTATCATCTCGGCGACGGACATCCGACCGTACCTCGAAGTCGGCGATTCCGACGCTGTCCGGGAAGCCATGACTGACGAAGTCATCACGACGGAAGCTGATGTCTCCCCGCGTGAGGCGCTCGAACTCATGTACGAGCACAAGATCGAGCGCGTCCCGATCGTCGACGAGGAGAATCGACTCATCGGGCTCGTGACGATGCAGGGGATCCTCCAGCGCCGTGAATACGATCAGGCCGCTCGTGACGGGAACGGTCGCCTCCGATGTGGCGTCGCCGTCGGTCCCTTCGAGACGGAGCGGGCCATCGCAGCTGACGACGCAGGTGCGGACGTCATCTTCATCGACTGCGCACACGCACACAACCTCGATGTCGTCGACACCGCTCGCGATATCAAAGCGGAAATCGACGCGGACATCGTCGTCGGAAACATCGGCACCCGGGAAGCCGCCGAGGACCTCGTCGACTTCGCCGACGGACTCAAGGTGGGCATCGGCCCGGGCAGTATCTGTACGACGCGAATCGTCTCCGGTTCGGGGATGCCCCAGCTTTCGGCCGTCGCCGAGGTTGCCGACGTGGCCGCCGACCACGACGTGCCCGTCATCGCGGACGGCGGTATCCGGTACTCAGGCGACGCAATCAAGGCCATCGGGGCCGGCGCGGACGCCGTGATGCTCGGGTCGTACTTCGCGGGCACCGACGAGGCTCCAGGTCGCATCATCACGCGCAACGGCAAGAAGTACAAGCAGTACCGTGGCATGGGCAGCGTCGGCGCGATGAAATCAGGCGGCGGCGAGCGGTATCTCAAGGACGTCGAAGACCAGGAAGAGGAGGACTACGTCCCGGAGGGCGTCGAGGCCGCGACGCCGTACCAGGGACCGGTCGAGAACGAACTCCACCAGATGGTCGGCGGAATGCAGTCCGGCATGGGGTACGTCGGAGCCGAGTCGGTCCCGGAGTTCCAGGAGCGCGCGGAGTTCGTTCGTGTCTCCAGTGCCGGCCAGCAGGAGAACCATCCACACGACGTGCTCATCACCGACGAAGCACCGAACTACAGCCCCGGCGAATGAGGATCGTGCGATAATCACGCACGTCAACTGCTGTTTTTCACCCTGTCCTCTGTCGGAGAAATTCAGGAGGCCACACCGCAAGCATTCGATTTATTGGAGATTTCGACCGGCTTTGAGCCCACTCCGAAGGGCCGATCGCGTCCGGCCGATCCCGGTAACCCAGTCGCCAGCGATCGCCAGATCCGAATCGAGGGCTTGCTCGATGAGTTCCTCGTCAGGACTCCGCGTCGGGATCGCATCGCCCCAGCGCTGGTACTCCCACCAGTTCGGATCGACGAGCCGATCATCGCCGATGAGCTCCCTGGCCCGGTGGGTCGCCGCTTCGGAGGCAGCGGCCGGTGACGTCTGTGGGTGAGTCACGACCCAGCTCGGACCGAACTGAACGACGATCACCGTCTCGCCATCCGGGACGTGGCCGGGCTTGTGGCGTTCGTTCGACACCCACGCGACGTCGTAGACGCTCTCTTCGCTGACGAGCCCGAAGTACGGCGTCTCCAGCTCGAAGGCAAAGTGGAGGGCAACCGTATCCATCGTCCGGTAGGGGATCTGGTTGATCTCGATCGCGAGTTCCTCCCGCAGTGGCGCGTCCCAGTCGGCGGTTTCGAGCAGCACGGACGCCGATGCCGTCGGGACTGCGAGCACGATGGCGTCGAACTCCCGTTCACCTGCTTCGGTCGTGACGCGCCACCCATCGTCAAGTCGTTCGAGGTGCGTGACGCCGACCCCGTCTTCGAGTGTCGCGCCGCTCGCATTGATCATGCCTCGAACGATCTCATCCAGACCACCGCGGCCCGTCCAGCGCGAGTTCTGTGGCGTATCGCCCGGCGTGATCTCCCCGGCGGCATCGAATCGCCAGACTGGCGGTTCGATCTCGACGAGTTTCTCCCCTGCGGCGTCTTCGATCACCTCCTCGAGATCCGGGTCGGCGACTTCGAGATAGTTCGCACCAAAGTCAAAGACACAGCCGTTCCGTCGTCGACTCGCCATCCGCCCCCCGACGGTGTCCATTTCGTAGACGGTGACGTCAGCGTCCGCTAACGCATAGGCCGCCCCAGCTCCAGCGATGCCGCCACCGACGATCCCAATTTCTTCGCGCATACTCGCCCTTCACTGGGGAGTACCTAAAAGTCGGGCTTGCAGGCAGGTACTGTCCCATTCCGTCCGGAACCTGCTGTTGTGACCATGCAACGCCAGAAGTATGGCTGGAGGTGGATTTGAACTACGCTCAGACGTGCTCGCTCACGCCGATCGCTATGCGCGACTGGTTCAAATTAAATTATTATGTCTTTCGCATACGGCGAGCGAAGCGAGCCGTTTCACTCGACCGAGCGTCGCGAGGCTCGAACAAAGTGAGAGCCTCGGTATTACGAACGGCGACCAGCGGGAGCCGTGAGTAGCGAGGTCGAGTCTTTTTGGTCCAGCTTTTTCGAGTCGAGCGGGACCTTCGGTCCCGCTGACCGTGCGAACGGACGCGAGGCGTCCGTGAGCAGAGAGTGGTCGCCGAAGGCGACCCGACGATGAAAAAGGTGGTATAGCGGGAGGTGGATTTGAACCGCGGTCGTTCCGCTTCGCTCCACTTCCTGCTTCAAATCCACTACGGCGACAGCACAGCGAGGATGGCGCAGAGATACACCTCTGCGCCGTAAATTCGCTGAGAAGTAGCGGGAGGTGGATTTGAACTACGCGAAACGCTCGCTACGCTCGCGTTTCTCTATTTCAAATCCACTCTATACGGCTTTTGGCGACGCTGAACTCGTCGCTTCGCTCCTCGTTATTTCGCCGCCAAAAAGTAGCGGGAGGTGGATTTGAACCACGCCCACTTCGGTCGCTTCGCTCCCTCGTGGTCTACTTCAAATCACCGTGACCGATATTCGCCGCTCGCGAGTTTGCGAGCGGCAGAAGTATAGCGGGAGGTGGATTTGAACCACCGATCTGCGGGTTATGAGCCCGCCGGAATCTCCTAGCTATCCCATCCCGCTACCTATCTGTACCCTCGGTCGTCAATTAAGGGTTGTGATTCGGATGCCGTCCGTTAATTCCTACCGTGCCTGGCCAGCCAGTTCGACGGAGCCATTCCGTCGGATACCCGCCAGTGAGCTGATCGGCCCTCGAACTGACGCCAACCCTGCTGTCGACTGGGCGAATCCACGACGAGACTGCCGGTTTCGGGCGTCAGCGGACGATGACACAAGACCTTTGAGGGGGTTGTCCGTTCCCCTGGATGATGGAGCTCGGACTCGTCGCACTGTGGCTGGGGCTGTACCTCCTGTTGCTGTTTGTCGGTCTGACGATCTCGCGTCGAATACTGCCCGGGCTGGCAGACGAAGGAGCCGGGATCGCCATCCCACTCACGCTGACCATCGTCTGGGTGGTCACTTTCCTGGTTGGCCACGCCTCGATCGTTCTCGGGCTCTGGGCGGGGCTGCTCGTGCTTGGACTCGTCGCGGGTGCCGCCCGGTACCGACAGGGGGGCGTGGACACCCGGATCTACCTGGAGACGGCTGCAGTGTTTTCGATCGCGTTCTGCTTCGTCGTGGCGATCAGGGCTGTCGACCCGGCCGTCCACGCTATCGCCGGTGAGAAATTTCTCGACTTCGGGCTGCTCCAGACGTTGCTGCGGGCCGAAAGCCTGCCCCCCGAGGACATGTGGTTCGCCGGCGAACCCGTCCAGTACTACTACGGCGGCCACCTCCTCGCGTCGCTGCTTGCCCGCATGACGGACACTGCCGGTCGGTTCGCCTACAATCTCAACGTCGCCGGTTTTTACGCCATGTTCGTCACGGCTGCCTACGGCCTCGCGAAGAACGTCGCTGCCGATCGCGATCTTCCGGCCCGCCTCGCCGGCGTGTTCGCGGCCGTCTTCGTCGGGTTCGCGAGCAACCTCGTCTCGGCGGTCCACGTGATCGTTTTGATGCTCCCCGACGACGTCGCAACGCAACTCGCGGCGGTCGCCGGCCACGAACTCGACGGCCTGGGGACCGGATTCGCCAACTTCAGTTACTGGACGGCGAGCCGGGTCATCTCGGGGACGATCAACGAGTTCCCGCTGTTCGCGTGGCTCAACGGCGACCTCCATCCTCACATGTTGAGTCCGGCGTTCCTGTTGCTCGCGGCGACGCTCCTCTATGGCTATTACCGAACGCCAGCCAGCCACCGCGCTCGGCGGATCGCGCTGCTTGTCGCCCTCGGTCCGATCGCGGCGCAACTCGCCGCCAGCAACACCTGGTCGTTCCCCTCGATCGGTGGACTCACGATCCTGACCGTCGCACTGGCACCGGCGAGTCCGGTGACCCTCCTGCCGTCGTCAGTCCAGGCCCGCCTCGACGCTCGGAGCCGGATGCGACGGGAAGTGTGGCGACACGCTCTCGCCGGGGTCCTGGGAATGTCGGTTCTCCTGCTCGGCGGGCTCCTGTCGCTGCCGTTCTGGCTGCAATCCGTGAGTAGCCAACAGCACCTGGCACTGTTCCCGGAGCGGAGTGGACTCGGCCCACTCCTGCTGGTTCACGGGGCCTTCCTGGCGGCGTTCGTCTGCTATTACGTCCGATACACGCGTCCGCACGGGACACGACGAATCCGGAGATTGCTGTTGGTGGGTGTGATCGGTCTCTGTGCCGTCTTGGCACCGTTCGATCTGTCCGCAATCGCTCTGTTCGGGCCACTGATCCTGTTGGGCTGGTTCCTCCGTCGCGTCGAGGCGTACGAGGAGGTCCCGACGCCGGGATACGAGACCGTCTTGATCGTGGCCGGGGCTGGGCTCGTGGTGCTCGTCGAGTTCGTCTACGTGAGTGAACAGGCCGGTCCGGGACGGATGAACACCGTGTTCAAGTTCTACGCGCAGGTGTGGGCGCTCTGGTCGGTTGCCATCGGTGTCGTCCTCGTCGAACTCCTTGCTGATCAGCGTCCATCCCTCGGTCTCTCCAGTGACGACTGGCACCGTGGGCTTCGGGTCCTCGTTGCCGTGTTGCTGGTCTCGACGTCGATCTACGGTGCGTTGGCCCTCTCCCAGCACTTCTCGGGATCGTCGGGGACAGCACCACCGGACGAACCGACGCTTGACGCGCTTGCGTTTCTCGAGACACACCATCCGAACGAAGCTCCGGCGATCCACTGGCTGAACGACAACGTCGACGGGCAACCCACCCTGCTGTCCCGACCAACAACCGGGTCGCTGAGTGGGTATTGTACCGCCGACCGGGACCTCCCGAACGGCGTCACGCCGTGGGATTGGGACGTCTACCACTGGGGCAACGCCCCGTCGACGATGACCGGGATTCCGACGGTCGCCGGCTGGAGTCACGAGGTCGGCTATCGCGACGCCTCGGTGTACTGTGACCGCGTCCAGGACACCATCCAGCTGTTCACTGGTGACCCCACAAATCAGCGCCAACTGCTCGCCCGATACGATGTCACGTACGTCTACGTCGGCCCGCTCGAACGGGGGGCCTTCCCGGAGATAACGATCCAGGAACTCGACGTCGTGACGGTCGAAAAGCAGTGGGACGACGTGACGATCTACCGCGTCAACCAGTCGATGCTCGGCTCGAACTATCTCAGGCCGACTCGACGACAGTAATCGCGTCGGCGTCCGCAGAGAGTGTCTCCATGTGCATCGGGATGTAGTTCCGGAGCTCGAAGGTCTCGCGTTCGTCCTCGCTGCCGACCGTACACCACAGCTGGGGTTCGGCCGGGCCATGCCAGTCGCCCTGTTTATTGATCCCGAAGCAGACGTATTCCTCGCCATCGTGCTCGATCACGGCGTCCTTGCGGATGCCGGGGTCGCCGTGGATGATGAGACGCTTCATGTACACCCGAGTTCGACCATTCCGGCATTAAGCGCTTCGGAGCCTGCAGTCTGGGTTCGGGAATAGGGCCGTCACCGGGTCGTGAGAGTCGCTCACGTTCCACAGACGGCGCTCGTGTGGAACCAAACGGGTTTTAAGCCGGGCTGTCTAACCCTCCGGCAAGGTAGATATCCATGCAGATGCCACGCCGATTTAACACCTACTGTCCGAACTGCAACGAGCACCACGAGCACGAAGTCGAGCGGGTCCGACAGGGTCGCTCCACCGGCATGACGAAAGTCAACGGCCGCCAGCGCGAGCGCCAGTCCGGGATCGGGAACGACGGCAAGTTCTCGAAGGTCCCCGGTGGCGACAAGCCGACGAAGAAGACCAACCTCACGTACCGTTGCTCGGAATGTGGCAACGCTCACCTCCGCGAGGGATGGCGCGCCGGCCGGATCGAGTTCCAGGAATAACGATGACAGGAAACTTCTACAGCGTTCGATGTCCGGACTGTGAGAACGAACAGGTCGTCTTCGGCAAGGCGGCGAGTGACGTCGTCTGTGCCGTCTGCGGGAACACGCTCGTTCGTCCGACCGGTGGGAAGGCCACCATCGAGGGCGAGGTACTCGAGACGGTCGAGCAACGATGAAGTTCAGTGGCTGGCCCGAACCCGGCGAACTCGTCGTCGGACGCGTCGACGAGATCGAGGACTTCGGCGTGTTCGTCGACCTCCTGGAGTACGAGGACAAGCGCGGGCTGGCCCACATCAGCGAGGTCGCCTCCGGGTGGATCAAGAACGTCCGCGACCACGTCAACGAGGGCCAGACCGTCGTCGCGAAGGTGCTCGACGTCGATAAGGACGCCCAGCAGATCGATCTCTCGATCAAGGACGTCAACGACCACCAGCGTAAGGACACCATCCAGGAGTGGAAAAACGAGCAGAAGGCCGACAACTGGATGACCATCGCCTTCGGCGAGGACCTCGAAGACGACCGCTACGCCGACATCGCCGAGGAACTAATCGCCGGGTTCGGGTCGATGTACGATGGCTTTGAGCAGGCGGCCATCCACGGCACGGAACCGCTCGAAGAGACAGACCTCGCTGAGGACGAGGTTGACGCGATCGTCGAGGCGGCACGCGAGAACGTCTCCGTCCCGTACGTCAACGTCACGGGCTACGTCGATCTGACGTGCCCCGAGAGTGACGGCGTTGATGCAATCAAGGAAGCGATGCAGGCTGCCGAGGGCAACGGTGAAGTACCAGAGGAGATCGAACTCGACGTCACCTACGTCGGGGCTCCCGAATACCGGATCGAAGTGCAGGCTCCGGATTACAAGACGGCCGAGTCCCAACTCGAGGCGAGTGCCGACCGCGCCACGGCGGCCATCGAAGAACGCGGTGGCTCCGCCGAGTACCACCGTGAGCGGACCACCGACGAGGAATGAAGTCCGACATCCGGGTGTGTTCGGCGTGGCGCGAAGCACACGACCGCCCGGTGTACACGCTCGATGACGCCTGTCCTGACTGTGGGGCATCGGCCAAAAACGCCGTTCCAGCCCCGTTTTCTCCAGAAGACCCGAACGGCGAGTATCGACGCGCTCTTAAACGACGACACCGGCAGTAGGCGGTATGGACGAATACGAGACCGAAGTTCTTGCTGACGTCGACCTCGAGGAGCCGGTTCTGGTTGAGGGATTGCCGGGCGTCGGTCACGTCGGGAAACTGGCCGCCGAGCACTTACTCGAAGAACTCGACAGCACGCCGGTCCGGCGTGTCTACTCCCAGCACTTTCCGCCGCAGGTCAGCGTCGAGGATGGCATCGAACTCGCCAGTGCAACCTTCCACGCAGTCACCCCCGAGGACGGCCAGGATATGCTCGTTCTCTCGGGCGACCACCAGGCCCAGGACAACGTCGGTCACTACGGCCTCGTCGAGACCTTCCTCGACGTCGCTGCGGACTTCGACGTCGAACGCATCGTCGCGTTGGGCGGGGTCCCGACGGGCGAACTCATCGAGGAGTACGACGTCATCGGGGCGGTCACGACCGAGGATCTGGAGACGGAACTCGAGGACGCCGGCGTCGACTTCCGCGAGAACGAGCCAGCCGGGGGCATCGTCGGGGTCTCGGGCCTGCTGCTCGGGATGGGCCAGCGTCGGGAGTGGCCGGCAGCCTGTCTGATGGGCGAGACCTCGGGCTACCTCGTCGATCCCAAGAGCGCCCAGGCGGTCCTCGAAATCCTGCAGGACCTCCTCGGCTTCGAGGTCGACTATGCCTCCCTGGAAGAGCGTGCCGACGACATGGAGGAAGTCGTCCGCAAGATCCAGGAGATGGAGCAAGGTGCACCCAGCAGTCCCGACGAGGATCTCCGGTATATCGGCTGAACGAACGGCTTTTTCGCCCTTCAGATCCCGCGGCTCATCAACTGACTGCGGAGGATGTCGCTCTCGGCAGCGACGGCGAGCGGATCGACGACTAAGACTGACCCATCGGGTTCGATCTCTCCTCGTTCGGCCAGTTCAGAAGTCCCGGCCAGCGCGACACCGCCGGTCGCACTGACCTCGACGCCGGTCGCCGCGTTGGCGTCGACGGCAGCAGCGAGAGCATCGTCGTCCGTCACGGCCACTGCACCGCCGCCGCTGGCCGCGAGTGCGTCGAGGGCGCGCGATCCGACGGCCGGGTCGGGGATTTCTAGGGGACCGATCACGCTGTCCGGTGTCTCCCAGGTCTCGACCTCCCCGCCGTTCTGGTAAGCGGTGACGATCGGCGCACATCCCGCCGGCTGAGCGGCGTACAGCTGCGGAACTGAGCCGACTCGACCGCCCGCCTCGAGCGCTTGCAGCCCGGCGAAGAAGCCAGCGAGTCGCGTGCCGTGGCCGACCGGCAGGACGATAGCGTCTGGCGACGATCCGTCCTGTCCAAAGAGATCCAGCGCAAGCGTGGCCGCACCGAGTTGCCGGAACGGCGAGGCCGGCCCGACCGGGAAACCGTCGGTGTCGGCATCGTCGTAGGCGGCTGCCGCGTCGCGATACCGTCCCTCGACGACCGAGAGCTCGCCGCCGTGGACGTTTGTCATCGCCTTCTCGACGAAGGGTGTCCGGGAGGGGACGTAGGACAGCGATTCGAGGTCGGCGCGGCCGGCGTAGGCGGCTGCCGACCGTGCCGCATTGCCCGTCGATGGCAGAATGATCTGCTCGGCGTCACGTTCAGCGGCGACTGAGACGGCCACGGCCAACTCTCGATCCACGGCACTGCCGGTGGGATTGCGTCCCTCGTCGGCGATCCGGACGCGGTCGACGCCGAGTTCGGCAGCCAGTGAGGGGGCGTCGATGACAGTCTTTCCGCCCGCACCGAGCGAGACGAGCCCCGCAGCCGGGTCGAATCCAAGCGCCGGGGCGAAACGGTCGATTCCGGTTGCGTTGTCCGTTTCAGCCGCAACCACGTCTGTGAGTGCATCGGCGTCGAACACCGGTGTGACAGGGTCGCCACACTCGGGGCAAGTCGTCTCGACGTCCTCCGGGGCGAGGGTGGTTTCGCAGGTCTGGCAATCGAAGCCGTCGATTCCGCCGTCAGTGTGCATACCACGCCGTCAGTCCGCCCCGCTAAAGTGTGGTCCGGTCACGGAGGGGTTCGTTCTCGACAGTCCCATCGCCCACAGCCGACCGGGAGGTTTTGGCCATCCCCGCCGTAGGCAACGACATGACTGACGTGATCGTCGCTGGCGGCGGCCTCGCCGGACTGGTTGCCGCACGCCATCTCGCCGAAGACGGACTGGACGTGACCGCCTTCGAGGCAGATTCGAGCGTTGGCGGTCGAGTCCACACCCACAAAGACGACGGATTTACCTACGATCGGGGGTTC contains:
- a CDS encoding DUF5795 family protein, with protein sequence MAENRVVQGRMVTAVKLAELIEDDDVMDAESIADADRTCPECGGDVLEVGYMPSITEFVTGEKCQDCEWATTDRE
- a CDS encoding DUF5794 domain-containing protein, giving the protein MSSSQHPIALAIERRVGGDGRLLATVMCLPLVDGVFPALILAGAVGSFSGIFEVGLLVFGGSATVAVILADMDGSPREQALTVAGVGVVLLPIAALEAALAPTIASVLDLAIFERFAGLVILAIAAQTASSQLADVIPRPAVIVGFGLVASLDLNGAEFSVATDPGLVINGTAAALVGVGFALLVALTGPWLRASVDLDRFRFGSAVALGVLALSVYGLVPSDAPLSLAVLAMAGLLAFDPDRDLLFPADDAGREPENEASLPDGGDQSDAPNTVGTDTKNSDDRSPWL
- the guaB gene encoding IMP dehydrogenase, yielding MAKNNRPFSAKLEVPEALTFDDVLLRPKESRVEPDDATTETHVSKNVSLNVPVLSAAMDTVTESDMAIAMARHGGLGVIHRNMDVDRMVTEIERVKRADELIIRDVVTADPDQTVRDVDAMMQRQGVSGAPVVGDDDEVLGIISATDIRPYLEVGDSDAVREAMTDEVITTEADVSPREALELMYEHKIERVPIVDEENRLIGLVTMQGILQRREYDQAARDGNGRLRCGVAVGPFETERAIAADDAGADVIFIDCAHAHNLDVVDTARDIKAEIDADIVVGNIGTREAAEDLVDFADGLKVGIGPGSICTTRIVSGSGMPQLSAVAEVADVAADHDVPVIADGGIRYSGDAIKAIGAGADAVMLGSYFAGTDEAPGRIITRNGKKYKQYRGMGSVGAMKSGGGERYLKDVEDQEEEDYVPEGVEAATPYQGPVENELHQMVGGMQSGMGYVGAESVPEFQERAEFVRVSSAGQQENHPHDVLITDEAPNYSPGE
- a CDS encoding NAD(P)/FAD-dependent oxidoreductase; translated protein: MREEIGIVGGGIAGAGAAYALADADVTVYEMDTVGGRMASRRRNGCVFDFGANYLEVADPDLEEVIEDAAGEKLVEIEPPVWRFDAAGEITPGDTPQNSRWTGRGGLDEIVRGMINASGATLEDGVGVTHLERLDDGWRVTTEAGEREFDAIVLAVPTASASVLLETADWDAPLREELAIEINQIPYRTMDTVALHFAFELETPYFGLVSEESVYDVAWVSNERHKPGHVPDGETVIVVQFGPSWVVTHPQTSPAAASEAATHRARELIGDDRLVDPNWWEYQRWGDAIPTRSPDEELIEQALDSDLAIAGDWVTGIGRTRSALRSGLKAGRNLQ
- a CDS encoding DUF2298 domain-containing protein; this translates as MELGLVALWLGLYLLLLFVGLTISRRILPGLADEGAGIAIPLTLTIVWVVTFLVGHASIVLGLWAGLLVLGLVAGAARYRQGGVDTRIYLETAAVFSIAFCFVVAIRAVDPAVHAIAGEKFLDFGLLQTLLRAESLPPEDMWFAGEPVQYYYGGHLLASLLARMTDTAGRFAYNLNVAGFYAMFVTAAYGLAKNVAADRDLPARLAGVFAAVFVGFASNLVSAVHVIVLMLPDDVATQLAAVAGHELDGLGTGFANFSYWTASRVISGTINEFPLFAWLNGDLHPHMLSPAFLLLAATLLYGYYRTPASHRARRIALLVALGPIAAQLAASNTWSFPSIGGLTILTVALAPASPVTLLPSSVQARLDARSRMRREVWRHALAGVLGMSVLLLGGLLSLPFWLQSVSSQQHLALFPERSGLGPLLLVHGAFLAAFVCYYVRYTRPHGTRRIRRLLLVGVIGLCAVLAPFDLSAIALFGPLILLGWFLRRVEAYEEVPTPGYETVLIVAGAGLVVLVEFVYVSEQAGPGRMNTVFKFYAQVWALWSVAIGVVLVELLADQRPSLGLSSDDWHRGLRVLVAVLLVSTSIYGALALSQHFSGSSGTAPPDEPTLDALAFLETHHPNEAPAIHWLNDNVDGQPTLLSRPTTGSLSGYCTADRDLPNGVTPWDWDVYHWGNAPSTMTGIPTVAGWSHEVGYRDASVYCDRVQDTIQLFTGDPTNQRQLLARYDVTYVYVGPLERGAFPEITIQELDVVTVEKQWDDVTIYRVNQSMLGSNYLRPTRRQ
- a CDS encoding HAH_0734 family protein, translated to MKRLIIHGDPGIRKDAVIEHDGEEYVCFGINKQGDWHGPAEPQLWCTVGSEDERETFELRNYIPMHMETLSADADAITVVESA
- a CDS encoding 50S ribosomal protein L44e, whose translation is MQMPRRFNTYCPNCNEHHEHEVERVRQGRSTGMTKVNGRQRERQSGIGNDGKFSKVPGGDKPTKKTNLTYRCSECGNAHLREGWRAGRIEFQE
- a CDS encoding 30S ribosomal protein S27e, whose amino-acid sequence is MTGNFYSVRCPDCENEQVVFGKAASDVVCAVCGNTLVRPTGGKATIEGEVLETVEQR
- a CDS encoding translation initiation factor IF-2 subunit alpha; the encoded protein is MKFSGWPEPGELVVGRVDEIEDFGVFVDLLEYEDKRGLAHISEVASGWIKNVRDHVNEGQTVVAKVLDVDKDAQQIDLSIKDVNDHQRKDTIQEWKNEQKADNWMTIAFGEDLEDDRYADIAEELIAGFGSMYDGFEQAAIHGTEPLEETDLAEDEVDAIVEAARENVSVPYVNVTGYVDLTCPESDGVDAIKEAMQAAEGNGEVPEEIELDVTYVGAPEYRIEVQAPDYKTAESQLEASADRATAAIEERGGSAEYHRERTTDEE
- a CDS encoding RNA-protein complex protein Nop10 is translated as MKSDIRVCSAWREAHDRPVYTLDDACPDCGASAKNAVPAPFSPEDPNGEYRRALKRRHRQ
- a CDS encoding proteasome assembly chaperone family protein, coding for MDEYETEVLADVDLEEPVLVEGLPGVGHVGKLAAEHLLEELDSTPVRRVYSQHFPPQVSVEDGIELASATFHAVTPEDGQDMLVLSGDHQAQDNVGHYGLVETFLDVAADFDVERIVALGGVPTGELIEEYDVIGAVTTEDLETELEDAGVDFRENEPAGGIVGVSGLLLGMGQRREWPAACLMGETSGYLVDPKSAQAVLEILQDLLGFEVDYASLEERADDMEEVVRKIQEMEQGAPSSPDEDLRYIG